GTGTAGTCAGTGAGTCTCTTATACTCATGTCCTTATGTTTGACTTGTACACTTATAGACTATTTTATTGGGGCTTGGCCTACAGCACAAGACAGTAGATGAAATTCAGGTACTCACAGTATTTCAGTAATGTACATATTTACATAATTCAAATTGTTAGGATGAGTTTGATTTGCCTGCTAGCCAGGTAATGGGGCTACACAGTCGTACCATGAAGAAATTTGTCCAACGCTTTAATGCTCTGGAAGAAGGAAAGATTAGTGCTCAACTTGGAGACAAGGAAATAGTCTCTCCTGAAATGGAACCAGTAGTAGAATCTTTGGATAAAGAACTGGTGAGCACGCTATGTTTAAAAGTCTGTAGGTCAAGGCTCAGTTACCAATTATTTGAGTTGCTACCATTTTTATCCGTGGGCTCTGTTTAGGTGTGCCAATAGTAGAGGCAGTCAAACAATGCGTATTAAACAAATAAAGATCGCAACAACAAAAATTTACGAAAGGCTCAGGGAATGAAGTGCGTGCATGCTATTtggaattacatgaggaaggtgaagttgaaatatcaacatgtatttGGCACAAATATAAGGATGTGAcagccattttgaagtctatgtACGTGGCAAATATTTAAAATGACATTGATTTGCGACTTTCACAATGCAGTGACCTACAACTCTTCAGCTGGGAATTGTGCGGGTGAGCCTAAAAGAGAAACTAAAGAAAATATATTAAATAGTAACTAAAAGCAGGGTGTGGTGGGAGggacatgttgatatttcaactttCACCTTCCTCAAAATAGCATGCAGGCATTTGGTGCCCTGAGTCATTCGTAAATTACATTTTGGAAGGCTCCGTTTCATATCAACACGTATGGTTTGAAGCACCTTGGGATGCCAAAACACTTGTGCCAAACTTAGTTTTGTCATCCCCATCCAAATTTCTATGATAAAACTTCTGGAAGGTGCGGACCAGTCTGCAGCCTCCAGTATCTGCTTAGTTGTAACACCTGTTCTAGCTGCTTTAGAACAGACAGCTCCTCGCACAGAGTGTGACTTTAAAATGCTGATATCTATCCCAGCATCCTTCATGGCCTCCTTAAGCCACCTAGCAATTGTAGAGGAGATCACTGGGTTGTGCTTCCCAATCCAAGAGAGGAACAAACAAGTTTTTGGCTTATATGATTGCAAATCTCTAAATTCCTTGGTACACTCTTCATAAGCCTTTAGTGTCACTACTGGGCATAATATAGGGTCATCCTTGAAGCatggaaagaaaaaaatctggtATGTACTTAGATGACCTGTTCTGCTTTTGCTAAATGAGTTGGTTGGAATGTCACCCCATCTAGTTGTCTAAGGGTCAGTCCCTCATTGTTACCCAAACTCTTGAGGTAGTTAATCACTGTACCTACATCCCAAAAGGATGAATATCTAGGCGTTGGTGGTGTTCAATGGAAAGTACCCTTCAATTGCCTTGCGACTGCGGGATGAGTTCCAACACTGACTCCATCCACCACTTCATGTACTGAAGATATTGCTGAGTGGTATATAACAATTAAGAGACTGATATTGGACTTATTGGTAGCCCTGAGAGGAAAGGTCAGCCAGGAAGTTTATGACATCTGCTATAGGTCCTGAAAGGGGATTTCTACCCCTCTGGTGACACCAGCTAGCCCTTTTAGCAAAGGAGGAACCATAGCTGGAGTTAGTCTCGTCTCTCCATGAGGCGAGCATAAGGCTCGAAGCCTCTGAAGAAAATCCCTGTGATGAGTAGGATTGTCCGAGGCGATCAGTTGGGGCACTCCCTGTTTCATTAGAAATTCCTGACCTACTGGCATCGCTACCAGATCTGACAGGGTTGGTAGAATTAGAGGGTAATCCTCCAGGAGTTCTAGCACTATCGGAAACCAAGATTGGGGTTTCCACAATGACGTTATTAACACCAATTGACCTGATTGCATTTTCACCTTGGAGAGGCAACGATGGATCAGGCACAAGGTGGGATGGCATAGCCCCGCTGTTGAGACCAATCCTGCATAAAGGCAtctgttgctgctgcttctgGGTCTGCTCTCCAGCTGTAAAATAGGGGAAGTTGCTTGGTGAGGCAAGAGGCAAATAAGTCCACCTCCAGGGGCCTCTTTATTCTCTGAAACACACTTGGATTCAGCATCCAATCGCAACAGTCTCGAACTGACCAAGACTCCTGGTCCACTATTGTATTGAGGTGACCCAGGAGATGTTCTGCAGTGAGTGTGATGTTGCACCAGGTCCACACTGTGATCGCTAACTGGCACAACAGGATGGAGGTAGTGCCTCCCTTCTGGTTGATGCATGTTACTGACGGAGAAGAATTGTTGTGTTCATCCAATTCTTCCCAAATGCTTGGAGAGCTAGAAATGCTGTCAGCAGTTCCAGGTAACTGTTTCCTCTCCTCTGTTGACCAAACACCCCCTGTTTGAGTCTGACCATTCAGTACTGCACCCCAGCCCTTGCTAGATGCATCAGACTCTATTGTCACAGATGGGACTGTTGGTACAATGGAGTTTGACAAGAACTTCCTGTCCAGGGATAGCCACCAGGACAGATCGGCTCTGCTTAATGGGTTCAGCTGTACCACAGTATTGAACTTCCCATTCACCCCTTTTTGTGTGTGATTCATCAGGTGAACAGAGACTGTAGTGCTCTGTAATGAAGGGGAGCTAATGACAATGCGTGCATGGTAACAGTTGCTTTGCATACAAATTGGACTATCTCCCTCACTGACACTGATGTCTGGGCCAACAGTCTGCAAGCATCCTGTTGGATCTTCCTCATTTTCTCCTGGGGAATTTTGACTGGGAAAGTATTTCAATACCCAGAAACTCTAGCTTCTGGGTTGGTTCTAGAGTAGATTTCTTGTGGTTGACAATCATACCTAGACTCTTGAATGATTGGCAGATGGATGAAATTATCTATTCTAACTGGACTCCGTCTTGATGTAGAATTAACAGGTTGTCCTGCCTTAGGAAGCCCACTACTGGCTTTATTAGTTCAGTGAAGACCCTCGGTGCAGATGACAGGCCAAATGGTAGGCAGGTAAATTTGTACCATTTCTGCTCCCATTGGAAAGTGAGAATAGATTGATGGTCTGGGTGGATTGGAACCTGCAGATATGCATCATTCAGGTCCATTTTGGCCATCCAGTCTCCTTGCTGGAGGAGGTCTGGAAGGAGGTGAAGGCCCTTCATCTTGAAGTGCTCCATCTTCACGAATTGGTTGAGGCCCTTTCAGATATCTGACCTCCATCCTTCTTCTCCACTAGGAATATCTGGGACACATAATTGTCTGGTGATGGATAGGTCTCCACTATTGCTCCTTTGGCCAGTAACTCTGCTGTTACTAGGGTTGCATTCTCCTCTGTGGTATGTATTTGCTGTGGCATGTGGGTCTGGCATGGTACACTTACTAAGTCCAGTTGGTAACCAGCCACAGTTTGTAATACCCACTGATCCTGAGTCAACACTTCCCAGTTTGGTAGAAAGTGTAATTTGTAGCTTATTAACAGGTTCATGTTGTTTATTAGAGCCTGTATGTGATGTGCTTGTGAACTCTGTAACTGATTATTGGTCACAGCATTTAATGAATGATTTTGCACATGAGATAAATCATGCACATGACTTATTAATTGTCATTTCTTTGATGACTGTTTCTGGGCAGTTTTGCTGTTGCTGGGTTGCCATCCCCTTTGCTGTAATGACTGCTGTGGTGGGCACCACCCCTGCAACCTTTGTAATTTTTACAGAGGCTCTTGTGAAAATCCAGACAAGGCTTTTCTATGCCCAGGGTCTTTGTTAAAGCTGCAGCTGCTTCCAGCCTCTCCCTTGCCAATGTGCCAAAGTTCTCACCGAGCAGTATAGCTAGGAGCAACATCCTTGAAGTCTCCATCTCTTACTAAGTCCTTCAGTCAAGGGTTCATCTGTGTGAGTAGAGCCTTCCTGCGAGCAACCGTGTTGTGGGTGTTGACACTGCCCAACAACCAATGGGATGTCTGAATGGGTCCGATCACTTCAGCTGGTACTCCAGCCCCTCTGCTCTCTCCAGAACATACATTAGCAGATTTACCACATCCAGCCAAAAGTTCTGAAGTCAACTCGCAGCTCTGTCCATACAGTGAGCTGCTACAGGGATAGTACCACTCACTACCAGGTCCAGTTCTGGGCACTTCAGCCATCAGGAATTGGGTACTCTATACTTCTCTGCCTGCAATGTCCTGTCAGTGTTCTTCAGTTTGGAGTTGAATTCTGTCTCAATAAATGCACCAGGTTCTTCAGACATTGGAACCAGCTCCTTCAAACTGTTAGCAGTGCATCGAAGGTCAACAAACTCTTCTTCCTCATCGTCATCATCTTCACTGGCCCCTTCAGATACAATTTTTGCCTTTTGTTAGGAGGGAGGCCAGAGCTGGATGCTAGGTCACTGTGTTATGAACTGGCATGCGAGTTACTACCACTGTGTGTGGTCTCGCTTTTGAGCGTCAGGATTTCAGCCTGCATGGCCTTGATAATTCCGCATAATCCTGCTATGGTCTTCGTCTCTACATCTCAGCACGTGTCAACTGTCACAGCCAAAAAAATGCCAATGGAACTCAACCATGTGGCACTTTTGTAGTGGGACTGTCATTTGACGTCATtttaattattttgtcacatgtatatagacttcaaaatggctgtcacatccttgtacttgtacctaatacatgttgatatgaaacAGAGCCTTCTGAAATGTAGTTGATATTGTATATCTTAAAGGTAATACCTTTAAGCAATTTCATTTGGTAGTGTAAGCAACCAATTAACGGAACATTTATTTCCACCATACATACCTTCTCATCAAGCACGATTTTTGGTAGAGACATTCCACTTGACTTCGTCTTcctgtgtaccaagtttggtgtcaATAGGCGCCTCCCAACAGTAGAAAACGTACAGAGTCAAAGTAACCTTTTTTCAGATCTGGCTCAATCACTGGAACTCCATTAACTTGTGTGTTTCAATTATCAAACAATTGACCACTACAGCCACTAAATTTCTATGTTATCATTGGTGGTGCCTAACTGACATCCATGCAAATTTTCAAAACATAAGATTGCATCACACATTTTTTACAAATACATTGATTGATATTTCAACACACAGCAGTCAGTGGAACAACTAACTTCCTATCATAGGTGCCTTACCATTTTTATTAGTATAACACATGTCCGATAATTGAATCATTCATATCCAATAATCAAACCCATTCGATAAAATAATCAAGCCCTTTCGATAATTTGTTGCTTATGAAGTAGTTTTGAAAGTACTGTGCAAAAGTTGTGCAAGTATTGTTAAGTGAGAATTTAGAATATCAAATCAAGTGCTTTTCTTGACCCATAAACCTGCATGCCAGGCTCTCTATACAACCTAGCTTAAAACCATAAAGCAACAGCCATTGGCTACTTGGGAAAGTCTAAatctaaataaccactgtaacaacaaggCTAAATGTTGTTACCATTTGCCTCACATACTGTAGCATGCTAAAATAGTAGGCGAGTATCTACTTACTTATAGAAATGAGCAATGGTAGAATTTTTTATGATAATTTTGTGACACGGCAGTGCATCAAAATGGCACATTCTTGTCTGGTGAACATTCAATGCAAGTATGTACTTTTACCACAAGTACTTGGCTTCACAAGTCAATCACTAGGTATATGTGTACAGGTATGCCATTGCTGAGGATGAAGAGGAATGGGAGAAGGCAACCAGTGGAAGAACTAATGTGGATATAGTCGGTGTTGGCAAGAAGAAAAAGAGACTTGCAGCTGATGCTGTGGATGAGAAAGATCAGATCACAAAGAAAAAGAAATTCACAAAGGAGAAGAAGAAGCATAAACATTGATTATAGTGTATGATAGAGTTGTAATGTATTGCAAGCAAAAATATAAACTGTAGCTGCAGTTTACTGATGGTATAAAGCTGAAAGGAGTGAGTAAACATCAGTAAACATCAGTAAACAAATAATGTCTGGTCATAATTATGTGATGTCTGATCATAATTTTGTATGTACGTAATTCTCTATCGTCACTTGTGAACCTTGGCAGCATTGATATCCCTCTTGGAGAGTGTTCTGATTGGATATTATATTAGGGTTACTGGCACTTAGCATCATAATATCATGTGTATTGCTGCTGTTTTGGCTGCAAATTTTGCTGCTCCTAAGTGTTATAATGTAGCTATCAAAAGCCATACCTTTATTCTAACAATATAATTCACGCCTTTTCCAGCGATTATTCCTCATTATGCTGTCTTTCACTGTATATAGTCACAGTGTGTTTGTGTCAATTGTAAATAATTGTTgttacagcaaactagccaggTATTTGGTCTGTTAAAAGCCTCAATAATAAGGTCACTTTGTTGCATGGCcacattaatgaggttttcagtaatagggccacttcACTGACAGAGCCATTTATCACAGGTGCCCTTTTCATCACTGTACATTCCCAGCTTTATGACGTGCCACTGGGAGACTGTACATTCCTTAATAGGCTGTGCATATTTTATGCACACTACGTATTATGAAGGTAAACTCTTTTACAACACTACCTAGCTGCCAAAACTAATAGGAAAGAAAAGGAAGTGGAGACTGCTACTTCTTGATGTGTAGCCCAACAAATATGTGACAACCAGATGAAAAGGATGATAAAACTCCTCCAAACTGCTTCATCACCAAGTCCCCAACCTGTAAAATAGCATAGAATAGGCAATTGGTTAACTACACATTAAAAACCTCTGATCTCAGAGAGCTGTCCTGACATCAAGTACATGTATTTTGGTTATGTGTGTGATGGTCAGTTTATAAGATAGACAACGTTATATACATGCCAACCACTTCTACAGTTTTCCTTTTCTGGTGAGCTATTCTGAGTGTTTAGTATCAATAATATGGGAGGCATATCATAACCGTAATTTACTTTtttgtgttgtaaaataattttcatatgcaagatttgtatgaaaatttcttgcacaaaaatttttatacaagatcgaactactgtaatagagcagtcatttactacaaaaatatttgtacatgaaaatttttatcacaaaaattttttgtATGGAAATAAAGCAAACTACGGTAGTAGGTATTGcagtgctatggtccctactctagttgaaaattccaaattttagaGATGGTGTCTATTACTAAAGTGACCACTTTAGCATGCAGTGAGATTTAAAAAATGTAGTTTAGTGGTGTTTGCTTCATTCTTTAAGTTGACACTCAAGCTGACTTTGTTATTTGCTGAACTTGGAGAGAGCTCATCAAAATTGTTAGAAAGCTACGACGCATGTTTGGAACTCCCACAAACTTCTTTATACTATAATTCCATTGGCAATTGAGCTGAGATCAAAGAACAAGTCAACCCCAACATGTGTTTAATAAGATTCACTTGTCTACAATGCCTAGATTCTCTTCACCACCTGATTTGGGATTTGTTTCTGCATTCAAATATTCAGTTTACTTCCAGTAACTAATAGTCACACAAATTTTGCAGGCACACCATATACATGTATGAACAGGAGAGTAGACCATGTGTAGAATCAGATGAACATTTCAGCCCCTAAGCTATGCCTGGAGTTGATCTAATCACCAAACCCTACAATAAACCACTATAGAGAATGCTATACTGTGTCTTTTTAAGGTATGACAATTCAGCAACCCTTAAAATTGCATTGGGTTTGCACAAAACGGATTGtttattaggttaggtaatccaacagctgcagcacatgttgctgtcacaccttcagtgctagtcactgtaaagctttaataataatgaaaccAGTGCTAATATTGGTCTACAGATCATGAAGACAAAGAGAAAACTCTTCTTTGGGTCACATAACACACCTTCATGCATTTTGATACATGAAATGGCACACAATATGGTTATATATGATCAGCCAGAACACTATAACATGAAACACTTGTATaggaaactgttaataacattATAAAACTATACATTATTATATCATTGTTGTATACACTTTTATTGGGTAAATCTTTTTAGTAACATTTCTTCTATCTCATCTATTGATGATGAAAGTTCATCAACATCTCTTATTTTCTCTAGCAATGTTTTCCATGTCTTAGGGTTAGGTCCATGACTTGTACTGAGCCAGTTCTCAAAAAGTTTCCGACAACTGTCTTTAAGATCATATGACTCTAATTGTATAGCCTTGATAGCATGAGGATCATATCCCATAGAATAAGCAACATCTTTCCAGTATGGTCTGATTTTAGGTACAACAACTTTAATCAAATCCCACATTTCTGGTCGTCCTATATCACAAATTATGTATCATCACTTAGCCAAGTTATATGTGAAATCTACTCACTGTCAGCGAACATTTTGAGACGATCAGTTGAGGCTGTGGTTGGTGTTTTTTGCACAGTAGCAGTTGACACTGCATCAGCTGTGACTAGGAAAAGGTGCAAATTCAcatggtgtgtgtgtatataaaatTCATAACATTTCCATTTGCTTAAGAGTTGTATATAGGCCCCACCATATTGAGCTATTGTGCTATTATCTTATGTAATTCGTGCTGTTAGGTAAAGCATCTATTACtattaccatgtacagagttgtTTGGAAAGCACCTATCATCTTTGTACTCCCAGTCAAGCAGTGGGCAGGGATCACTACTGATACACTTATGTTCAGTACTTGTAAATCACCTGTACTTGTACTCTGGGACCTGACCCATTACCTCCCTACCCAAGGAGTATAGTTACCTCAGGGTCGGGAATTTGTGAAATACCTTTGCAATCCCTACTTCTGCATAACCTGGGGTAGGTGGAGCATAACACTGATTAGTACACAATCGTAGAAAAAAAGACGGAGATGCTtttaaatagagcagtcaggtatactaaAGCAGCCCTACTACAGCATCATGATAGTCCGCACTATGAATGTTTAGCTACTTCTGAACTAATCTGAACCTCAAAGGAaacattttcaaaaatatagtACCCACTCAACCCACCATCTTGCACTTCTATACAGACCCAATCTTCCCCAGGCCCCTCAAGCCTCTGCACAGCACATCTGTGTTCAAATTAAATATTGGAAAATGCAATATATTCCTAAATCCTAATAATTTGTTTTTATACAATGGCTGAAAAAAACCAGTCTGACCAGTCTGACTGCCTATGTTGCTGTCCACCTATACATATCCCATACAAAagaaccccctccccccccctgACCACATCACATTCTCTTCACTATATGCCAACATCACTGACCTTTAGCCGATGTCTCAACACTACTATGTGAAGAGACTGCAGCTGATGGTGTGGTCGTAGTACTACTAGTTGACTGTGTTGTAGAAGCTGGCAATATAACATGGAAAAGCTTGTAAGTAGTAAAACATATAACTTCTTCTTAAGTACGTACGTGTGAACATGAACATCATGCATACAAACTTCTGTTAATATGCATAGCATTCCATGACCTGTTTTTAATTTACTGGTAAATGAGACTATGGCTTTTACCTTGGAACACTTGTTAAATAATTATGTCTTCACTCAAAAACTGTGTCATGCTTAAGTGACTTTTCAATTGTGTTACAGTAAAACCTTTCTTACCAACTCtccatattaaaaaaaaaaacctccataatacaAGGACATTCCAACATGTCTAACTCCACAAACTTTTACCTCTGAAGAGAAAACCTCTCATTGCAACAAAAATCTCAAGTAGTTCCACTGTTAGTATACTGAATATGTCTGATATATCTCTGAATGTACAACTCAAATAATTCTGCATTAAAATTAAAAGCTCACCAGAAAATCTTTTTTCCAAGTTAGTAGCTGTAGTGATCTTATTAATCTCCTTTAGAGCATCAGCTAACGTGTGCCAGTTAGCATCTGGGTGAGACTGTAGCCAGTAGCGAAACATCTCCCTACATCCATTCTGTACATCACCACTGTTGTTTTTCTCTATGACTTTCAACTGTCCTACTTGATTGTCATTTAATAGTTCTACCCCCAGATCATACCACTTTGGAGACACCTCTAAGATGATCCCGGTACTTTGCAGCTCTTTAATAGTCGGCCTGCAGTTAGCTACAGGAACATCACAAAACTTCTTACTAGCATCTGACATAGTATAAAGGTTAAGCATGCACACTTGCCAGTTTACAGTGACCACATCACAAAACAAAAGTAACTTGATAGTATACAACCTGTCCACACCAATAGCTAAAGAGTGTGGCACTTAATTAGAAGGTGGGGAAAATATTGCAAGTAGAAACtggtaactgttctattgtTGTTCTATTAATGACATAACACTATCATGCGattaacatatgtgaccaggcctgcgaaaatagggcaactacaccccgtcacatactatgtcatatctcagtattgggatagaatattctcattctgtaacttgtattgtaaagccaacTAACTGTTggttaataagtgctgaaaatttcatggctacAGAGTCATGGAATACAACATTataaagtaggcaatttttatgtgcccacatgcccctattattgcaggcccgGTACTAGGCAGCACTTTTACGTATAGTTGATTTTGGAAACACAATTctcagcataataggcttatagtatgtacacgttgagctggatcctcgaaaacatttaataactcatggatgatgcaattacacacgatcttgaaatttggctcgtTTGTatatagtactgcttgacctgctaaactATTCAAATTCTTTTCAtaaatgtctgacacaatataTACgcccaatcaaaattttcagtatacatttcctatggtgAAGCCATAAAGTGTAGTGTCCGTTACTACCCAGTCCCGAACTTGAAATGGAGCCAAACTATATGTGCCTATTGTTGACaactttgctgtcaccactaatcatctggttggctgaaatgttaattctgttgagaaaaaatccacttttcatttttagctgttttcagaGTCCAGCTCAACCTGTGCATACTATAgcactgatcaaatttcaaagCTAATTGGCTCacttgagagctgactgttgtattagagtaagtgtactATTGCGGAACTTCAGTTATCCGgatcccacttatccggattcttggttaaccgaacCATGggaatgattgctctattaaagtagtgactgttctattagggtagttgataatactgttatttcaaaaaaaatcatttttgctattttaaagttatttatacacagtttcaaagATAC
The Dysidea avara chromosome 7, odDysAvar1.4, whole genome shotgun sequence genome window above contains:
- the LOC136260478 gene encoding uncharacterized protein isoform X2; this translates as MAKINANCRPTIKELQSTGIILEVSPKWYDLGVELLNDNQVGQLKVIEKNNSGDVQNGCREMFRYWLQSHPDANWHTLADALKEINKITTATNLEKRFSASTTQSTSSTTTTPSAAVSSHSSVETSAKADAVSTATVQKTPTTASTDRLKMFADRRPEMWDLIKVVVPKIRPYWKDVAYSMGYDPHAIKAIQLESYDLKDSCRKLFENWLSTSHGPNPKTWKTLLEKIRDVDELSSSIDEIEEMLLKRFTQ
- the LOC136260478 gene encoding uncharacterized protein isoform X3, which produces MAKINANCRPTIKELQSTGIILEVSPKWYDLGVELLNDNQVGQLKVIEKNNSGDVQNGCREMFRYWLQSHPDANWHTLADALKEINKITTATNLEKRFSVTADAVSTATVQKTPTTASTDRLKMFADRRPEMWDLIKVVVPKIRPYWKDVAYSMGYDPHAIKAIQLESYDLKDSCRKLFENWLSTSHGPNPKTWKTLLEKIRDVDELSSSIDEIEEMLLKRFTQ
- the LOC136260478 gene encoding uncharacterized protein isoform X1; this translates as MAKINANCRPTIKELQSTGIILEVSPKWYDLGVELLNDNQVGQLKVIEKNNSGDVQNGCREMFRYWLQSHPDANWHTLADALKEINKITTATNLEKRFSASTTQSTSSTTTTPSAAVSSHSSVETSAKVTADAVSTATVQKTPTTASTDRLKMFADRRPEMWDLIKVVVPKIRPYWKDVAYSMGYDPHAIKAIQLESYDLKDSCRKLFENWLSTSHGPNPKTWKTLLEKIRDVDELSSSIDEIEEMLLKRFTQ